In a single window of the Aminomonas paucivorans DSM 12260 genome:
- a CDS encoding bifunctional folylpolyglutamate synthase/dihydrofolate synthase, with protein sequence MDELLAFEEIERQLISLASPGIRPGLARLSRLLQGLGHPERRFPSVLLVGTNGKGSTAATLSSCLREAGYRVALYTSPHLESLGERLLLNGDPLPSSSWRTSLERIEPLLREDRRLASDRPSYFEILTALAFHRIAEIAPDLAVVEAGMGGRLDATNVLGDVRATVCTPLGLDHQEYLGGTLEAIAAEKFAVLRPGVPALYAGGGTGLNERFRKQAARVGALPWIHETACRLDLLDLTLQGVRFHRECDGRPPLRHLEFPLPGLHQPTNASLALGALEHLSVSFPRLGEEALRKGLRSTRWPGRMEWFPRGEGGLLLDGAHNPHGVEALARSLEAMRTRRSSWGLVFAAMGDKEIAPSLRRLAPLFETLWCTTVPRCPRAMAADALARVARDSGWADRVEVEPDPAEAVSQALSRFPSVTACGSLFLVGILRGHRANFLGAAS encoded by the coding sequence ATGGACGAGCTTCTTGCCTTCGAGGAAATCGAGCGACAACTGATTTCCCTGGCGAGCCCCGGCATCCGACCGGGGCTCGCCCGCCTTTCCCGACTCCTTCAGGGCTTGGGCCACCCGGAACGTCGCTTCCCCTCGGTCCTCCTGGTGGGCACCAACGGCAAAGGCTCCACCGCCGCGACCCTGTCCTCCTGCCTTCGAGAGGCGGGGTATCGGGTCGCCCTCTACACAAGCCCCCATCTGGAATCCCTGGGGGAACGGCTTCTCCTAAACGGCGATCCGCTGCCTTCCTCCTCCTGGCGGACCTCCCTGGAGCGTATCGAACCCCTCCTGAGGGAGGACCGCCGTCTGGCATCGGACCGCCCCTCCTACTTCGAGATCCTCACCGCCCTGGCGTTCCACCGGATCGCCGAGATCGCCCCGGACCTGGCGGTGGTGGAGGCGGGCATGGGGGGACGCCTGGACGCGACGAACGTTTTGGGGGATGTGCGCGCCACGGTCTGCACCCCCTTGGGACTGGACCACCAGGAGTACCTGGGAGGCACCCTGGAGGCCATCGCCGCAGAAAAATTCGCGGTGCTGCGCCCTGGCGTCCCCGCCCTCTATGCGGGGGGGGGGACGGGTTTGAACGAGCGCTTCCGGAAACAGGCGGCCCGTGTCGGGGCCCTTCCCTGGATCCACGAAACCGCCTGCCGCCTGGACCTCCTCGACCTGACCCTCCAGGGCGTGCGGTTCCATCGGGAGTGCGACGGACGGCCTCCTCTTCGGCATCTGGAGTTCCCCCTTCCGGGACTGCACCAACCCACCAACGCCTCCCTGGCTCTGGGAGCGCTGGAACACCTCTCTGTGTCCTTTCCCCGCTTGGGGGAGGAAGCCCTGCGAAAGGGGCTCCGGTCCACCCGCTGGCCCGGACGGATGGAGTGGTTTCCCCGCGGGGAGGGCGGCCTGCTCCTGGACGGAGCGCACAACCCCCACGGCGTGGAGGCCCTGGCCCGGAGCCTGGAGGCCATGAGGACCCGGCGCTCCTCCTGGGGCCTCGTCTTCGCCGCCATGGGGGACAAGGAGATCGCCCCCTCCCTTCGTCGCCTGGCCCCCCTCTTCGAGACCCTCTGGTGCACCACCGTCCCCCGGTGCCCTCGGGCCATGGCGGCGGACGCCCTGGCAAGGGTGGCCCGGGATTCCGGCTGGGCCGACAGGGTGGAGGTGGAACCCGACCCGGCAGAGGCGGTTTCCCAGGCGTTGTCCCGCTTTCCCTCCGTAACCGCCTGCGGCAGCCTTTTCCTCGTGGGGATCCTGCGAGGCCACAGGGCGAACTTTCTGGGAGCTGCATCTTGA
- a CDS encoding polyphenol oxidase family protein, translating into MTSPGWERIRLGDQECLRVVFPEPLEGHLRAYFVLKGPWTAGTRGNPEEILKRSRDLRSSEPDLPERWIAPVQRHGIGILQGDRASVLPLRPDGDGVFLKAPGAGLLLRYADCVPVLLAGRLPRPWALGLHTGYAGVTEDLVGAGFERLFGHEGQDGEDLWAWIGPGIGKCCYVRDEDDPGTARGKRRLPPACWDEEEGGKVRFDLKGALQLQLRRHVPEERIFDCALCTAHEGAHCLSYRRGDQEDRMALLAWIHRCIPPFQATSPAFEGKKKAEGTPSP; encoded by the coding sequence TTGACCTCCCCGGGATGGGAGCGGATCCGCCTGGGTGATCAGGAATGCCTTCGCGTCGTCTTTCCGGAACCCCTGGAAGGACACCTGAGGGCGTACTTCGTGCTGAAGGGCCCCTGGACCGCAGGAACCCGCGGCAACCCCGAGGAGATCCTGAAACGGAGCCGCGACCTCCGGTCATCGGAACCGGACCTTCCGGAACGTTGGATCGCCCCGGTGCAGCGTCACGGGATCGGCATCCTCCAGGGTGATCGGGCCTCTGTCCTGCCTCTCCGTCCCGATGGCGACGGGGTGTTTCTGAAGGCCCCGGGGGCGGGCCTCCTCCTGCGTTACGCGGACTGTGTGCCCGTCCTCCTGGCGGGACGTCTCCCTCGTCCCTGGGCTCTGGGACTCCATACGGGCTACGCGGGGGTGACGGAGGATCTGGTGGGAGCGGGATTCGAACGGCTCTTCGGCCACGAGGGGCAGGACGGGGAAGACCTCTGGGCATGGATCGGCCCGGGCATCGGGAAGTGCTGTTACGTCCGGGACGAAGACGACCCGGGCACGGCCCGAGGCAAAAGACGCTTGCCCCCCGCCTGCTGGGACGAAGAAGAAGGCGGCAAGGTCCGTTTCGACCTGAAGGGAGCCCTGCAGCTTCAGCTTCGTCGGCACGTTCCGGAGGAACGGATCTTCGACTGTGCCCTCTGCACGGCCCACGAGGGCGCCCACTGCCTTTCCTACCGTCGAGGGGACCAGGAAGACAGGATGGCCCTTCTGGCGTGGATCCATCGGTGCATTCCGCCCTTTCAGGCCACATCTCCTGCCTTTGAGGGGAAAAAGAAAGCAGAAGGGACACCATCCCCTTGA
- a CDS encoding Gfo/Idh/MocA family protein: protein MSAVRVGVVGVGHLGTHHARVYTEILGAQLVGVVDVNEERAATVGEFLGVPHFDDFRRFLDVARPDAISIVVPTSIHYEIAKEALERGIHLLVEKPVTTRVEQAEDLLRLAGRNNLVLQVGHVERFNSAVQHVRDFVKEPLFIQTRRMGPFSPRISDVGVVLDLMIHDIDIILSLVNSEIRDLSAMGRRVRTDHEDIASAQISFANGTIAQILVSRVSEKRLRQMEIMEPERYITVNFETQDVSIHRCVRESGTGLVEIVEHPVFPKQEPLKMELQHFVTCVREGRQPLVGIRDGKRALEICIAVLRQIGTASYEESRGLVSSL, encoded by the coding sequence ATGTCTGCCGTTCGTGTCGGCGTCGTAGGAGTGGGACACCTGGGAACCCACCATGCCCGGGTCTACACGGAGATCTTGGGGGCCCAGCTTGTGGGAGTGGTGGACGTGAACGAGGAGCGGGCCGCCACGGTGGGGGAGTTCCTGGGCGTCCCCCACTTCGATGACTTTCGCCGGTTCCTGGACGTCGCGCGCCCCGACGCCATCAGCATCGTGGTCCCCACCAGCATCCACTATGAGATCGCCAAGGAAGCCCTGGAGCGGGGGATCCACCTCCTGGTGGAAAAACCCGTCACCACCCGGGTGGAACAGGCGGAGGACCTGCTGCGCCTGGCAGGGAGGAACAACCTGGTCCTGCAGGTGGGGCATGTGGAGCGGTTCAACAGCGCGGTCCAGCACGTCCGGGACTTCGTGAAGGAGCCCCTGTTCATCCAGACCCGCAGGATGGGCCCCTTCTCCCCCCGCATCAGCGACGTGGGAGTGGTGCTGGATCTGATGATCCACGACATCGACATCATCCTCTCCCTGGTGAACTCGGAAATCCGCGACCTCTCCGCCATGGGAAGGAGGGTCCGCACGGACCACGAGGACATCGCCTCGGCGCAGATCTCCTTCGCCAACGGGACCATCGCCCAGATCCTGGTGAGTCGGGTATCGGAAAAGCGGCTGCGACAGATGGAGATCATGGAGCCGGAGCGCTACATCACGGTGAACTTCGAAACCCAGGACGTCTCCATCCATCGGTGCGTTCGGGAAAGCGGCACCGGCCTGGTGGAGATCGTGGAACACCCCGTGTTCCCCAAGCAGGAACCCTTGAAGATGGAACTGCAGCACTTCGTGACCTGCGTCCGGGAAGGCCGACAGCCCCTGGTGGGGATTCGCGACGGCAAGAGGGCTCTGGAGATCTGCATCGCCGTCCTGCGCCAGATCGGCACCGCGTCCTACGAAGAATCCCGCGGCCTTGTCTCGTCCCTCTGA
- a CDS encoding NHL repeat-containing protein, producing the protein MKPRIRLSWWGFLLLFLTLCSATAPAEAVGMPAADRRGAERLFLLAYQDYLQDRPWSCMALLAQALKKNTYMVDTYLLRALAQRRVGLLGEGAGSLEDYLEVRREDARIRRVATTMRGEQRTLRELLYPRESGFAVSVLERRAPEILPLPLWNPLVWSGLAGGGKLRSIGDTLLLPDTLGNRVHLFELGERAEHQSLSTPEPAVILPLCPSRGWILGARGKVHEVWKNPLNDQYETKPLGDLGKTVTDAVFLSSKGLAVADRLGNQVHFFRRGNWVPYASWSPEEKGKGPLFEPVALDLAGPFLAVADRGRGEVHVLDVFTLQVREVLSLPLVRDVAWNHEGGLFLLTEDGKLYRTPPLPLRGRPLELLAEGLEDAWSLSLVRGRLFVMSQGGRRWWVGDLGPDQKAQVGFLSLDNLRIEKRMGMEWLRMEATPGSPFPEGVARANPQVHSVWQNDLLTSTLKTLTLSRNAEGILALSPEPVQGGMEWGRASRLSALWASLERRSRNGKPLPPVLLLDSRLRVEESDCLRLLGFALLRGIRVDLLCRERPAPLLLDRVRRLTGGVLCVDDPAEGLPPVRHARWEISLPLPARDVPFGTPSEALLSVFGDALTYQFRDCVPLWPNLVPQKR; encoded by the coding sequence ATGAAGCCGCGAATCCGCCTCTCCTGGTGGGGCTTCCTGCTGCTGTTTCTGACCCTTTGCAGCGCAACGGCTCCTGCGGAGGCTGTGGGGATGCCCGCAGCCGACCGGCGGGGTGCGGAGCGCCTCTTCCTCCTGGCGTACCAAGACTATCTGCAGGATCGTCCCTGGTCCTGCATGGCTCTGTTGGCGCAGGCCCTGAAGAAGAACACCTACATGGTGGACACCTACCTGCTTCGCGCTTTGGCCCAACGCAGGGTGGGGCTGCTGGGGGAGGGCGCCGGATCGCTGGAAGACTATCTGGAGGTCCGTCGTGAGGACGCTCGGATTCGGCGGGTGGCGACCACCATGAGGGGAGAGCAGCGCACCCTTCGGGAGCTTCTGTACCCCCGGGAGAGCGGCTTTGCCGTCTCGGTGCTGGAACGACGGGCCCCGGAAATCCTTCCCCTTCCCCTGTGGAATCCCCTGGTCTGGAGCGGTCTGGCAGGAGGTGGGAAATTGCGAAGCATCGGGGACACCCTCTTGCTCCCGGACACCTTGGGCAACCGGGTCCACCTGTTCGAGCTGGGTGAGAGGGCGGAGCATCAGTCCCTCTCCACCCCTGAACCCGCGGTGATTCTGCCCCTGTGTCCCTCCCGGGGCTGGATTCTGGGTGCCCGTGGCAAGGTCCACGAGGTTTGGAAAAACCCCCTGAACGACCAGTACGAGACGAAGCCCCTGGGGGATTTGGGCAAAACCGTGACGGACGCGGTATTTCTCTCCTCGAAAGGGCTGGCGGTGGCGGACCGCCTCGGGAATCAGGTCCATTTCTTCCGTCGGGGTAATTGGGTACCCTATGCCTCCTGGTCCCCCGAGGAGAAGGGGAAAGGCCCCCTCTTCGAGCCCGTTGCCCTGGACCTGGCGGGACCCTTTCTCGCCGTGGCGGATCGGGGCCGAGGGGAGGTTCACGTCCTGGACGTCTTCACCCTCCAGGTGCGAGAAGTGCTCTCCTTGCCCCTGGTGCGCGACGTGGCGTGGAACCACGAAGGCGGTCTCTTCCTCCTCACGGAGGACGGCAAGCTCTACCGGACGCCGCCCCTTCCCCTGCGTGGGCGTCCCCTGGAGCTTCTTGCGGAGGGGTTGGAGGATGCCTGGAGCCTTTCCCTCGTCCGGGGACGCCTTTTCGTGATGAGCCAGGGTGGACGCCGCTGGTGGGTGGGGGACCTGGGACCGGACCAGAAGGCGCAGGTCGGCTTCCTCAGCCTGGACAACCTGCGGATCGAGAAACGCATGGGGATGGAATGGCTCCGCATGGAGGCGACCCCCGGGTCTCCCTTCCCGGAAGGGGTCGCTCGTGCCAATCCCCAGGTGCATTCGGTGTGGCAGAACGACCTCCTCACCAGCACCCTCAAAACCCTGACCCTTTCGCGCAACGCCGAGGGGATCCTGGCCCTCTCGCCGGAACCCGTCCAGGGGGGGATGGAATGGGGCCGCGCCTCTCGGCTCTCCGCCCTGTGGGCCTCCTTGGAAAGGCGATCCCGCAACGGCAAACCCCTTCCCCCTGTCCTGCTCCTGGACTCCCGCCTTCGGGTGGAGGAGTCGGACTGTCTGCGCCTGCTGGGCTTTGCCCTGCTCCGAGGCATCCGGGTGGACCTGCTCTGCCGGGAACGCCCCGCACCCCTTCTCCTGGACCGCGTCCGCAGGCTGACCGGCGGGGTCCTCTGTGTGGACGACCCTGCGGAGGGGCTTCCTCCTGTCCGCCACGCCCGGTGGGAGATTTCCCTTCCCCTTCCGGCCCGGGACGTCCCTTTCGGCACTCCCTCGGAAGCCCTTCTGTCGGTCTTCGGGGATGCCCTGACCTACCAGTTTCGGGATTGCGTGCCCCTCTGGCCCAACCTGGTGCCGCAAAAACGCTGA
- the meaB gene encoding methylmalonyl Co-A mutase-associated GTPase MeaB, producing MDQLIQRALSGEPRSVARLISLVESDSPFVERVMKQLYPHSGKAQIIGITGSPGAGKSTLVDKLIRRFKKDGKQVGIIAVDPSSPFSGGAILGDRLRMQDHALDPDVFIRSMGTRGSLGGVSRATHEAALILDACGKDVILIETVGVGQSEIDIVKIADTVCLVLVPGMGDDVQIMKAGIMEIADVFLVNKADREGADKVVADVRIMLDLSPQKAWRPPVLKTAAEKDTGIDEAAAAIDSHSAFLQKTEEGRMRRYARLEMEVEGILRREIASLVERAWAERKDQGVLEALEERRMDPYSLAGDLLDGVFSARG from the coding sequence GTGGACCAACTAATCCAACGGGCCCTCAGCGGGGAACCTCGATCCGTCGCCCGCCTCATCAGTCTCGTGGAAAGCGATTCCCCCTTCGTAGAACGGGTGATGAAGCAGCTCTACCCTCACTCCGGAAAAGCCCAGATCATCGGCATCACGGGAAGCCCGGGGGCAGGGAAAAGCACTCTGGTAGACAAACTGATCCGCAGGTTCAAGAAAGACGGGAAACAGGTGGGGATCATCGCCGTGGACCCGTCGAGCCCCTTCTCCGGGGGGGCCATCCTGGGAGACCGACTGCGCATGCAGGACCACGCCCTGGACCCGGACGTGTTCATCCGCAGCATGGGGACCCGGGGTTCCCTGGGGGGAGTCAGCCGGGCAACCCATGAGGCGGCTCTCATTCTGGATGCCTGCGGCAAGGACGTCATCCTCATCGAGACGGTGGGGGTCGGCCAATCGGAGATCGACATCGTCAAGATCGCCGACACGGTCTGCCTGGTCCTGGTCCCCGGCATGGGAGACGACGTCCAGATCATGAAGGCCGGAATCATGGAGATTGCGGACGTCTTCCTGGTGAACAAAGCGGATCGGGAAGGGGCAGACAAAGTGGTGGCGGATGTCCGCATCATGCTGGACCTGAGCCCCCAGAAGGCTTGGCGTCCCCCGGTGCTCAAGACGGCGGCGGAAAAAGACACGGGAATCGACGAAGCCGCAGCGGCCATCGATTCCCACAGCGCTTTCCTTCAGAAGACCGAGGAGGGCCGGATGCGCCGCTACGCCCGACTGGAGATGGAAGTGGAGGGAATCCTCCGCAGGGAGATCGCGTCCCTGGTGGAACGCGCCTGGGCGGAGCGAAAGGATCAGGGGGTCCTGGAGGCATTGGAGGAACGTCGCATGGACCCTTACTCTCTTGCGGGAGACCTGCTGGACGGAGTTTTCTCCGCCAGGGGGTAG
- the upp gene encoding uracil phosphoribosyltransferase, translated as MRLAIGSDHAGFPLKERLKSHLEGAGHEVQDGGTCSAETRVDFPDWAFKVSELVVSGKAERGILVCGSGIGMSIAANKVPGIYAALCHDIYGARLSRLHNNSNVLVLGGRVTGEDLALEILDTWMASPFLEDRYRVRLQKIQDYESRVSPGAAGPGKAGGLGRVLVIDHPLIQHKLGLVRDKNTSVKDFRELVQEIAGLMVYEVTRSLSLEEIEVHTPLGPTKAFSLSGKKMAVVPVLRAGLGMVEGILRLIPNAKVGHIGLYRDPHTLEPVEYYCKLPGDIEDRDIYVVDPMLATGGSAAAAIELVKRQGGKRISLVSLIAAPEGVERVRGQHPEVDIFTAALDSHLNDHGYIVPGLGDAGDRLFGTK; from the coding sequence ATGCGATTGGCCATCGGTTCGGACCATGCGGGATTTCCCCTGAAGGAACGCCTCAAGTCCCATCTGGAGGGGGCAGGGCACGAGGTCCAGGACGGAGGAACCTGCTCCGCCGAGACCCGGGTGGACTTCCCCGACTGGGCGTTCAAGGTCTCCGAACTCGTGGTTTCCGGGAAGGCGGAGCGAGGGATCCTGGTGTGCGGCAGCGGCATCGGCATGAGCATCGCCGCCAACAAGGTTCCGGGAATCTACGCCGCCCTCTGCCACGACATCTACGGAGCCCGGCTTTCCAGACTGCACAACAACAGCAACGTCCTGGTCCTGGGAGGCCGGGTCACGGGAGAGGACCTGGCCCTGGAGATTCTGGACACCTGGATGGCCTCTCCCTTCCTGGAGGATCGCTACCGGGTCCGGCTTCAGAAGATCCAGGACTACGAAAGCCGCGTCTCCCCAGGGGCCGCGGGCCCGGGAAAGGCAGGCGGTTTGGGGCGGGTGTTGGTCATCGACCACCCCCTCATCCAGCACAAGCTGGGTCTGGTGCGCGACAAGAACACCTCGGTCAAGGATTTCCGGGAACTGGTTCAGGAGATCGCCGGCCTGATGGTCTACGAGGTGACCCGATCCCTCTCCCTGGAGGAGATCGAGGTACACACCCCCCTGGGCCCCACCAAAGCCTTCAGCCTGTCGGGCAAGAAGATGGCGGTGGTCCCGGTGCTTCGGGCAGGGCTGGGGATGGTGGAGGGGATCCTGCGGCTCATCCCCAACGCCAAGGTGGGACACATCGGGCTGTACCGGGATCCCCACACCTTGGAACCGGTGGAGTATTACTGCAAACTTCCCGGAGACATCGAGGATCGGGATATCTACGTGGTGGATCCCATGCTGGCCACCGGGGGCTCCGCCGCCGCAGCCATCGAACTGGTGAAGCGCCAGGGGGGCAAGCGCATCTCCCTGGTCTCCCTTATCGCCGCTCCGGAAGGGGTGGAGCGGGTCCGGGGCCAGCATCCCGAAGTGGACATCTTCACGGCAGCCCTGGACAGCCACCTGAACGACCACGGCTACATCGTCCCGGGCCTGGGGGACGCGGGCGACCGGCTGTTCGGGACGAAATAA
- a CDS encoding glycosyltransferase family 4 protein, protein MKSSLTVALCTFLWSLVATPVSIGLSRMFRLLDIPGGRKTHEDITPRGAGIVLWMGFLLWSLVVGGRGLTAPYVATGATGVFLVGYMDDMHPLPPLLRLALHLAAAFWVTLPLPVAPTERVLLGLWIAGLTNAFNLIDGMDGLSLSLSLVTILVACAFSGPLTWLPFAGLVAGVLVWNFPHARTFLGDGGSTLLGFLCSSQLAWDLYSVPQRTGLWIFAGILVLVGGVPVLDTCVAMGRRILLGRSPFSPDRGHAHHRLLDRGVSKGTTLALLSAGHLGLVSLGFFLAWP, encoded by the coding sequence TTGAAAAGCTCCCTGACGGTGGCTCTGTGCACCTTTCTCTGGAGCCTGGTGGCCACCCCCGTTTCCATCGGCCTGTCTCGGATGTTCCGCCTTTTGGACATCCCGGGAGGCCGCAAGACCCATGAGGACATCACCCCCCGCGGGGCGGGCATCGTGCTTTGGATGGGCTTCCTCCTCTGGTCCCTGGTAGTCGGAGGGAGGGGACTTACCGCGCCCTACGTGGCCACAGGAGCCACGGGGGTCTTTTTGGTGGGCTACATGGACGACATGCACCCTCTCCCGCCCCTGCTGCGGCTGGCCCTCCACCTGGCGGCGGCCTTCTGGGTCACCCTGCCGCTGCCTGTAGCCCCGACGGAGAGGGTGCTTCTGGGTTTATGGATCGCTGGCCTGACCAACGCCTTCAACCTCATCGACGGCATGGACGGTCTCTCCTTGAGCCTTTCCCTGGTGACCATCCTGGTAGCCTGCGCCTTTTCGGGCCCCCTCACCTGGCTTCCCTTCGCAGGGCTGGTGGCGGGAGTCCTGGTGTGGAACTTCCCCCATGCCCGCACCTTCCTCGGCGACGGGGGCAGCACGCTCCTGGGGTTTCTGTGTTCCTCCCAGCTCGCCTGGGATCTTTATTCCGTCCCCCAGCGGACGGGTTTGTGGATCTTCGCGGGGATTCTGGTCCTGGTAGGAGGCGTTCCGGTGCTGGACACCTGCGTCGCCATGGGCAGAAGGATCCTGCTGGGCCGTTCCCCCTTCTCTCCAGACCGGGGACACGCGCACCATCGCCTTCTGGACCGGGGGGTCTCCAAGGGGACGACCCTGGCCCTCCTGTCGGCGGGCCATTTGGGATTGGTCAGCCTGGGTTTTTTTCTGGCATGGCCTTAG
- the wecB gene encoding non-hydrolyzing UDP-N-acetylglucosamine 2-epimerase, whose translation MSDLTPYRVVCVVGTRPEAIKMAPVVLALREDPRFEPFLLATGQHAQMLYQALEPFGLVPDVDLRIMKEKQSLDYVTASVLEKVGEVLDRWTPRAILVHGDTTTTMAATLAGFYRHLPVGHVEAGLRSRDMDKPFPEEMNRVVTDRLSSLWFAPTEGSRDNLLGEGVREDRIWVTGNTVIDALLWTRSRVEIPGEPALGPVLGNVPFLLVTAHRRESWGAPLESIARSVKELLDRHGDLHAVVPMHRNPEVREILRRHLGSEERAILCDPLDYPDFVWAMSRARLILSDSGGVQEEASALRKPVLILREVTERPEALTSGSGILVGTSEERILQTAGGLLQDSAAYETLQQRCGTPFGDGKASERIAEALGTFLTQSGIKGCRG comes from the coding sequence ATGAGCGACCTGACCCCCTATCGGGTGGTCTGCGTGGTGGGCACCCGCCCGGAAGCCATCAAGATGGCTCCGGTGGTGTTAGCCCTGCGGGAAGACCCCCGTTTCGAACCCTTTTTGCTGGCTACGGGGCAGCATGCGCAAATGCTCTACCAGGCACTGGAACCCTTCGGTCTGGTTCCGGACGTGGACCTGCGGATCATGAAGGAGAAGCAATCCCTGGATTACGTGACCGCCTCGGTGCTGGAGAAGGTGGGGGAGGTCCTCGATCGCTGGACCCCCCGGGCGATCCTGGTTCATGGTGACACCACCACGACCATGGCGGCGACCCTTGCCGGATTCTATCGGCACCTTCCCGTGGGACACGTGGAGGCGGGACTGCGCAGCAGGGACATGGATAAACCCTTCCCCGAGGAGATGAACCGGGTCGTAACGGACCGCCTCTCCTCCCTGTGGTTCGCCCCCACGGAAGGGTCACGGGATAACCTCTTGGGGGAAGGGGTTCGGGAGGACCGCATCTGGGTCACGGGCAATACGGTGATCGACGCCCTCCTCTGGACCCGATCCCGCGTGGAGATCCCGGGGGAGCCGGCTCTGGGTCCAGTGCTGGGGAACGTTCCCTTCCTGCTGGTGACCGCCCATCGCCGAGAATCCTGGGGAGCCCCCCTGGAGAGCATCGCCCGTTCCGTCAAGGAACTCCTGGATCGCCACGGGGACCTCCACGCGGTGGTGCCCATGCACCGAAACCCGGAGGTGCGAGAAATCCTGAGGCGTCACCTGGGAAGTGAAGAAAGAGCCATCCTCTGCGATCCCCTGGATTATCCGGACTTCGTGTGGGCCATGTCCCGCGCCCGCCTGATCTTGAGCGACAGCGGAGGGGTCCAGGAGGAGGCTTCGGCCCTCCGGAAACCCGTGCTGATCCTCCGGGAAGTCACGGAACGCCCCGAGGCCCTGACATCCGGCAGCGGCATCCTGGTGGGCACTTCGGAAGAACGAATCCTCCAGACGGCGGGGGGGCTTCTGCAGGACTCCGCAGCCTATGAAACGTTGCAGCAGCGGTGCGGCACTCCCTTCGGGGACGGGAAGGCGTCGGAGCGCATTGCGGAAGCCTTGGGAACCTTTTTGACTCAATCGGGAATCAAGGGTTGCAGAGGATGA
- the murA gene encoding UDP-N-acetylglucosamine 1-carboxyvinyltransferase, protein MENGVKDVTSRLVIQGGTPLRGSLTAQGAKNAALPVMASALLLKGRRLTLDRVPNLHDIHTMADLLRHLGVQIEFKGQRMTLDVPEDLQWETPSALVRKMRASSLVLGPLIARCGRAILPLPGGCAIGSRPMDFHLKGLAKMGASFDLVHGAVHAETPRLRPGRIYLDFPSVGATENLLMAAVLTEGETIIENAAREPEIVNLAETLRAMGAQVEGEGSGTLRVEGQKDLQDAEVRIIPDRIEASTYLLAGVITRGRVTVKDIVPDHIEALLSKLEEAGVGIQIQGDSVTVQAPDRWKGVSLKTLPYPGFPTDLQPQIMATLTLAEGTSVIHESVFDARFLHVGEFKRMGAKIELQGNTAVVTGVSELVGADVHASDLRAGAALVLLGLAARDETTIHELGHIWRGYEGLVEKLRALGANVVVLDASADDPRHR, encoded by the coding sequence ATGGAGAATGGAGTGAAGGACGTGACCAGCCGCCTGGTGATTCAAGGGGGTACCCCCTTGCGGGGAAGCCTGACCGCTCAGGGCGCGAAAAACGCGGCACTCCCTGTGATGGCCTCGGCGCTCCTGCTGAAAGGGCGGAGGCTGACCTTGGACCGGGTCCCCAACCTGCACGACATCCACACCATGGCAGACCTGCTCCGGCACCTGGGGGTACAGATCGAGTTCAAGGGACAGCGCATGACCTTGGACGTCCCGGAGGATCTGCAATGGGAGACGCCCTCGGCCCTGGTGCGCAAGATGCGCGCCTCCTCCCTGGTTCTGGGCCCCCTGATCGCCCGCTGCGGGAGGGCCATCCTCCCCCTGCCGGGAGGGTGCGCCATCGGCAGCCGCCCCATGGACTTCCACCTGAAGGGGCTGGCCAAGATGGGCGCTTCCTTCGACCTGGTCCACGGGGCGGTGCATGCGGAGACCCCTCGGCTTCGCCCGGGGCGGATCTACCTGGACTTCCCTTCCGTGGGGGCCACGGAAAACCTCCTCATGGCAGCGGTGCTCACGGAGGGGGAGACCATCATCGAAAACGCCGCGCGGGAACCGGAGATCGTCAACCTGGCGGAAACCCTCCGGGCCATGGGAGCCCAGGTGGAGGGGGAGGGAAGCGGCACCCTCCGCGTGGAGGGACAGAAAGACCTCCAGGATGCGGAGGTCCGGATCATTCCGGACCGCATCGAGGCCAGCACATACCTGCTGGCCGGGGTCATCACCCGTGGCCGCGTGACGGTGAAGGACATCGTACCCGACCACATCGAAGCCCTCCTCTCCAAATTGGAGGAAGCGGGGGTGGGGATCCAGATCCAAGGAGATAGCGTCACCGTCCAGGCCCCGGACCGATGGAAGGGCGTTTCCCTGAAGACCCTTCCCTACCCGGGTTTCCCTACGGACCTTCAGCCGCAGATCATGGCGACCCTCACCCTGGCGGAAGGAACCAGCGTCATCCACGAAAGCGTGTTCGACGCCCGCTTCCTGCACGTGGGAGAATTCAAGCGGATGGGCGCCAAAATCGAGCTGCAGGGGAACACGGCGGTGGTGACGGGGGTTTCGGAACTGGTGGGGGCGGACGTCCACGCCTCGGACCTGCGGGCCGGGGCCGCCCTGGTCCTTCTGGGCCTGGCGGCCCGAGATGAGACGACGATTCACGAATTGGGACACATCTGGAGAGGTTACGAAGGACTGGTGGAGAAACTGCGAGCGCTGGGAGCCAACGTGGTGGTCCTGGATGCCTCGGCCGATGATCCACGCCACCGCTGA